A single Microtus ochrogaster isolate Prairie Vole_2 linkage group LG3, MicOch1.0, whole genome shotgun sequence DNA region contains:
- the Plekha8 gene encoding pleckstrin homology domain-containing family A member 8: MEGVLYKWTNYLSGWQPRWFLLCGGILSYYDSPEDAWKGCKGSIQMAVCEIQVHSVDNTRMDLIIPGEQYFYLKARSVAERQRWLVALGSAKACLTDSRTQKEKEFAENTENLKTKMSELRLYCDLLVQQVDKTKEVATSGVADSEEGIDVGTLLKSTCNTFLKTLEECMQIANAAFTSELLYHTPPGSPQLAVLKSSKMKHPIIPVHNSMERQMELNSCENGSLNMEVNGDEEILMKTKSSLYLKSTEVDCSMSSEENPDDHVTVQGEILKEDGEKNLGNQDSELAQPGPDSVSSPESVWENNEEVIPTFFSAMSASFSDIELLEDSGIPTEAFLASCYAVVPVLDKLGPTVFAPVKMDLVGNIKKVNQKYITNKEEFTTLQKIVLHEVEADVAQVRNSATEALLWLKRGLKFLKGFLTEVKNGEKDIQTALNNAYGKTLRQHHGWVVRGVFALALRAAPSYEDFVAALTIKEGDHQKEAFSTGMQRDLSLYLPAMEKQLAILDTLYEIHGLESDEVV, encoded by the exons GTTGGCAGCCTCGATGGTTCCTTCTTTGTGGGGGGATACTGTCCTACTATGATTCTCCTGAAGATGCCTGGAAGGGTTGTAAAGGGAGCATCCAGATGGCAGTCTGTGAGATTCAAG TTCATTCTGTGGATAACACTCGCATGGACCTGATCATCCCTGGGGAACAATATTTCTATCTAAAAGCCAGAAGTGTGGCAGAGAGACAGCGGTGGCTAGTGGCCCTGGGGTCTGCTAAGGCCTGCCTGACGGATAGTAGGACCCAGAAGGAAAAAG AATTTGCAGAAAACACTGaaaacttgaaaaccaaaatgtcGGAATTAAGGCTATACTGTGACCTCCTTGTTCAGCAAGTTGATAAAACAAAAGAAGTGGCCACATCTGGTGTTGCTGACTCTGAG GAGGGAATCGATGTGGGAACTCTGCTGAAATCAACCTGCAACACTTTCCTGAAGACCTTGGAGGAATGCATGCAGATTGCAAATGCAGCCTTCACCTCTGAGCTGCTCTACCATACTCCCCCAGGATCCCCTCAGCTAGCGGTGCTTAAGTCCAGCAAG aTGAAACATCCTATCATACCAGTTCATAATTCAATGGAAAG GCAGATGGAGTTGAACAGTTGTGAAAATGGATCTTTAAATATGGAAGTAAACGGTGATGAAGAAATCCTGATGAAAACCAAGAGTTCCTTGTATTTGAAATCCACAGAGGTAGATTGCAGCATGTCAAGTGAAGAAAACCCAGATGATCATGTGACAG TCCAAGGTGAGATActgaaggaagatggagagaaaaacCTGGGGAATCAAGACAGTGAGCTGGCACAGCCTGGGCCAGACTCAGTTTCCTCGCCTGAATCTGTCTGGGAAAACAATGAAGAAGTTATCCCAACTTTCTTCAGTGCCATGAGTGCCAG CTTTAGTGACATTGAACTTCTGGAAGACAGTGGCATTCCCACAGAAGCGTTCTTGGCATCTTGTTATGCAGTGGTTCCAGTACTAG ACAAACTTGGTCCTACAGTGTTTGCACCTGTGAAAATGGATCTTGTTGGAAATATCAAG aaggTGAATCAGAAGTACATAACCAACAAGGAAGAGTTTACTACCCTCCAGAAGATAGTGCTGCATGAGGTGGAGGCGGATGTAGCTCAGGTTAGGAACTCAGCAACCGAAGCCCTCTTGTGGCTGAAGAG AGGTCTCAAATTTTTAAAGGGCTTTTTGACAGAAGtgaaaaatggggaaaaagaTATCCAGACAGCACTGA ataacGCATATGGCAAAACACTACGGCAACACCATGGCTGGGTAGTTCGCGGGGTTTTTGCG TTAGCACTGAGGGCAGCACCATCCTATGAAGATTTTGTGGCAGCGCTAACCATAAAAGAAGGCGACCACCAGAAAGAAGCTTTCAGTACCGGGATGCAGAGGGACCTCAGCCTTTACCTCCCTGCTATGGAAAAGCAGCTGGCCATACTGGACACTTTATATGAGATCCACGGGCTGGAGTCTGATGAGGTGGTGTGA